Part of the Sorghum bicolor cultivar BTx623 chromosome 1, Sorghum_bicolor_NCBIv3, whole genome shotgun sequence genome, GGATTGCAACAGGTGTGCCACCATAATTAGAACAGGTTTCTTTCAAACCACATGTATGCTCAGTAAGCAGTATGCTTATTGTAAAATACGAAACAAAACTGAATAACTTGATTAGAAGCCAAACGACCCAATGCTATAAGCAGCATCTAAAGAGTAGGGGGAACACTTGTTCAGACAGATTTTTCATATCAGTAATCCTTTGTGGTGCGTGCTTCCATGCGAGATCATGCATTCCAGAATATGGAAAGGAGAAATACTAACTTTGAACTCAACAGAAATGGTAGTCGTATACTCGTATGCAACTAAAATAGCATCAAGTCAGTGGGTACAACTACACTATAAATTAGCAAGTGCCAAATCGATATAAGCAGATATCATTAAATATGGACCGCATATACTCTAGTAAGAAACACTTCAAATTCACACAAAAAAGATTAAAAGTGTCACAGATGGACAAGTATTCAGTACCTAGGATGTGGGGATCCCTTAATTGGCTTCTGCCCATACTTCCTCCACGAGAACTCATCAGCTGGGATGTCTgcaaccttgttgcttattgcaGGGACCTTGATGGACCTCCTTATCCTAAGCTTCCTGAAATTACATAgaaaaatatgatttttagaAACAAATTTAAAAACCATAATGCTAGTAGTCACCTATCAGTTTATAACCAAGAATTCCAACCTTTTCTTTGAACAATGGCACCGGCTCCCGGTAGTGCACCGACCACCCCCATCCTCCCTACCAGCGCACCTTTTCCTATGCACCAGGCCCATCTCCGGTGTGCTAGATGTCTGAGAGCCACTAACTAGCTGGAATGGCCTGCTGGCCCGGCTTCCATCCAAACTCGCAAGAGTCCCTTCCATGCTCAGAGACGAAAGGAAGGAGCGAGACGATGACGCTGTGCAATTCGAGCTATCAAACTTGAGATTCACACCcttaccaccaccaccaccgcttaAGCTACCACCCTGATCACCAAGATTGCTCCTCTTCATCATCTCGTTCTGAATCTTCATCTGATGCATGAGCTGAAACCTCTGGTAGCTCTGGTTCTGCTGGAGGAAATGAAGGTGAGCAGCGGGCAATGCCGGGGTAGGCGTCCCTGCAGGAGGCGCAACCGACACCGGCTGGACCATCTGGACCGGAGGGGCCTTGGACGGCAGCCCCTCCAGACCGGCAGCCGGGTTCTCTAGCAGTAACCTCTTGGGGAACTGGGTAGGGATCCTGACAGGATCCTTAGACGACGAGCCCTCCATCTGGTGGTACCTCGGGAACAGCTGGAGGCCAGTGATCGGGCTCGGGCTGGGCGTCTTGGCcacagtggcggcggcggcggcggccaccgcAGAGCTCTCGAGGAAGAGGTTGCTGTCGAAGATGGGCAGGGGCTTCTTGATCTTCCTGACCCTAGCGTGGCCCTGCAGCTGCAGGCCATTGCCGTTGGAGTTGGAGTTGGAGTTGGTGAGCTTGGCCGTCAGGGAGCCGAACTTGGCGACGGCCTCCCCGGTGGCAGCCATGAGGTCCTTGCTGGGGACGAGCTGGCCGTGCGGGTTGGAGAGGAGCGCCAGCACCCGGTGGCAGCTCTGCACTGCGGTCCTTCGGGCCTCCTCCATCTCCTGAATGGACGACGGCCCCATTCCGCCCTCCCTGCAACCAAACAATCACTGACTGAAATCAAACCACTGCCTGAGCAGCACACAGAGCAATATAATCTCTTGCGGTGACAGCACAAGCATTCCGCTCCGTACACAAAAGTAAAATACAGTGACAAAGGTTGATACGCGCGCGGTGGCTCTAATCATTCCATGCCATAAAAGATTTGCAAGCCTCCCTAGATTTGCAGCctgaataaaaaaaaagaaggtagCAGCAGATTCCCACAATGATGAGGCACATGAAGGCGGCATTTCGGCGACCGGGTAAGCTAAAATTGGGCATTCGAGCACGGGAACATGGCGCTTAAATGGTCCAAATCAGTACTAAAACTAGGCAACATGACAAGCCAAGCCAACAAACACCTGAGACCTAAGCGACGCCGCTATCAGGGGGAAAAAAAGGCCAGGAGCcatcgccgccaccaccaccaccaccaccctgcTGCTCTTCTCCCTCTCCCCCCTCCGCCGTAAAATACAACCACTGAAAAATATCAAAGATGGGAAACCCTACGCCAGCAAGCAATCGGCTGCTTCGCGCCCCCCATCCATGGGCACCAGGCTAAAGCTCGGCACCAAATCGGCAGGGGAGGGAGCAGCAGAGCACGTACGCGCATGCAAAAAACCGACCAGAGAAGGAGCAGGAGAAGAAGGTCGCAAACCTCTCCGAGTAGCGAAGCCCCGCGGCCTCGCCTGGTGTGGCGACGACGAGCTCGGGGACGGGGAGGGTGGAGGCCTGCTGGAGGAGGACAGGGACGCTCTCGTCTCGCTCTCCCCTCGGCTGGTAGCCTGGTTCCAAGCCAAAGGAGCAGCAGCCCAGCCCCCCCCCGCCCGTGGTCCGTCTGCGGAAGTGCGAAGTGGTATGTGAGTCCAGGGCCCGGCGCTCGGCAGAGTGGAGTGAGCGacgatttatatatatatatataatataaacaAACAAATACTGGTAGGGTGCCTGGCGCAGCCCTCGCTCAGCGGGGAGAGCAGCGAAGCGCAGGCAGTGCCCTCGCTTTTCCGCCTTTTTTTATTCCGCTTTGTGCTCGCGCTCTCTCCGTCTCGTATTCCTTCCTCGGGCCGGGCGTGCTAGAAATACTGCTGCGCGGGGGGCGGTGGGGCCCAGGCCGATCCCGGCCGTCCATCGCGCCCGTCCCTGTCCTGCGCTTGGACTTTTTCTTTGTCtctggttttttttttccttcgggTTCGGGAGGAGGAGGGTGGTGGTGGGGCTGGGCGCGCTGTGGCCTCTGGCCGGGCTGCCGTTTCGTCAAAGGTGTGAGCTGTGTCAGAGGCCAGCCACAGTGGACAGTGGTGGTCTTGTGGGGCCCAcggttctctctctctcttcctacTCCTCGTGAGCGTTGGGCGTTGGACTCGCCACCCCCTCCTCGCTCTCGCCCGCCACCTCGCCGGACGCCGGTGCGCTGGATGCGGGTGTGGTGCGCTGTGCGTGAGCCACTGCTATCTGTAGTAGTGAGTGctacggctgctgctgctgtttttTTTGCTGGAATTAATTGTGCTAGAGATATGCTAGAGATCgtatctggacttctggaggatGTCCAGTTCATAATTATGCCAGCAAAATATGTATGCCTATGAATAAATTAAATCTTAAAGATATTCTGTTTCATATAGCACTATGTATATTTAATTGTAGCATATCCTTCTTAGAGATATCTCATTCTGCAAGTTAATTACTACTGATATAAGACGTATTTTAAAACTACTAGATATTCTGCAAGTTAATTATTACTACTGATTATTTTAAAACTACTAGATATTCTGCAAGCTAATTATTACTACTGATTATTTTAAAACTACTAGATATTTTTGCAAGTTAATTACTACTGATATAAGGCGTATTTTAAAATTACTAGATATTCTGCAAGTTAATTACTATTGATACAAATTTAATTTAAAATTACTATAATCTCTCACACTGTGAAATAGCCAGCTTGGCACATGTTACGAGTTGTTTGGCCAGTGCTGATGATGCATGCACCCATAGAGATTTTTAGATGATAATAACTTGAGTGAAGCTATATTATATTACTATTAGTTGTCTAGCTGCGCACACCATTGCGTGGCAGTGTagtttttagaaaaaattaATTGTGCTAAGGAATAAACTATAAATTAAATTGAATCTAAAGAGTGCACAGCTCACATCTTATTGTAGGACTCTCTACgccatatcttttgcttagatATCTCATTTATAGCACTAACTAGCATATTGTCAGTTAGTGTCTAGTAATAAAATCTACTATACTAGCTATGGGCGTATTAGCGTATTAGTGTCTAGTATATCTGTACAGGTGAACCTGGTTGTACAGGTGTATGTCATGTTTTGCTCAGTCTAGTGTGATTATGTGTACACTAGCTATGGGCGTATTAGCGTATATATTCAGGTGTTAGCTTTGAGCGGCGGCTGGCACTAGTCTGTTGGCTTCAACTTAaaagcaagtattatagtagaGCTGTAAGCTAGCTAAATGTTGAGATGGAAGATAGAGAAAACGAGAGAGAGTAAAAACGAGCTATAAGCTTACAGCCGGCTCAGACACAAGAATCAAAAAAATTATGAGAAAGACAAATGAACCATATATtatattaatagtgatgagctaaccaCTATATGAGTGGGCTGCAAGAAGGCTGTAAAGAAATCTTACAGCTAGCAGCCGGTTGTATTATTATCCTTGctcttatcagccgaatcagtcagccattcagcagtgttttgctctcacaacaaattagtCAACGGTATTTTCTGTCACggtttatcagccaaacgaataaATAAGACATATAGAGGTTTACATGCCACTACGCAACATGATGTTAGTTAGCTGTCTCATTAAGAGGCAtgtccatattgttt contains:
- the LOC8085964 gene encoding protein WRKY1 — encoded protein: MGPSSIQEMEEARRTAVQSCHRVLALLSNPHGQLVPSKDLMAATGEAVAKFGSLTAKLTNSNSNSNGNGLQLQGHARVRKIKKPLPIFDSNLFLESSAVAAAAAATVAKTPSPSPITGLQLFPRYHQMEGSSSKDPVRIPTQFPKRLLLENPAAGLEGLPSKAPPVQMVQPVSVAPPAGTPTPALPAAHLHFLQQNQSYQRFQLMHQMKIQNEMMKRSNLGDQGGSLSGGGGGKGVNLKFDSSNCTASSSRSFLSSLSMEGTLASLDGSRASRPFQLVSGSQTSSTPEMGLVHRKRCAGREDGGGRCTTGSRCHCSKKRKLRIRRSIKVPAISNKVADIPADEFSWRKYGQKPIKGSPHPRGYYKCSSVRGCPARKHVERCVDDPSMLIVTYEGDHNHNRVLAQPA